Part of the Vigna unguiculata cultivar IT97K-499-35 chromosome 3, ASM411807v1, whole genome shotgun sequence genome, ATCTAACTGtttattcttttctctttctcattGTGTGGACGAAACCTATAAAGAAAACGAACATATCTTCAATATTTTTGGACACGTATCGATCATTATAGAAAGATAATTTTCAACGGTGTTTGGCAGCCTTTGAAACGTGTAACGGTTTTtctaatcataaaaaatttggTACATATCAATACAGagtgaaattaaattgattagattattaaaacaaaaaacgaTTACGTATATATCatcattcataaatattatcatccttaaatataaagaaagttaagataattttatttattttttgaattaaatatgttttttttctcttaatttttagcgaattttagaattagtctaattcaaaattttggaccattttaatcaaattttgttagatttatttggtGTTTCATacacatttcaggattgtatttgagttgtttatacaatttgacacatttttgctttaatgttaagtcaaatactattatgaaatgtcaaataaacttaacaaaatttgattaaaatgactagattcacgtatttcgaaaaaatgaaagactaaattggtccaaaattttaaaatgaactaattttaaattaattgaaagttaagagacaaaaaaacatatttaatcctttatttTATTCACTGGTAGTTGGTTCAGACTAATTCAGAAATGCCTTAGCAATAGACTTATGAATGGGCCTAAAAAGAAGATTAGGTTTGATACGTTGaacaattatgttttttttcttctttaaattcATATACATTTTAGAAGGGGTTGAATAAAGTGTTAGATAAcacataaacatttttttttaattacatataaatGTAGAAATGCCTAAAAGAAATAAAGGTGGTCTAAAATGTTTCAAAGGTGTAGACACTTATTCCACGAGTAAATATCAGCATAGGAAATGAATAAAAACCCAATTGTTTATTACTAGATGAACTTAACAGTGAAATGTTTCTAGTTTTCCTTTACAAATTATAAAGAATTTTACTATTACAATggattacaaataattttttatggtatttttattaataaatattatttacgtcactatttaaacttaaattctTTATGACTTTAAGATTTCAAGTTTTTTTACTAAGTTATTCTTAACTTTAATGAATAAACAATTGATAAAAATGTTCTCAATATCAAGAAAGTGCATTTATAATAAAGCTTTGGTTAAGAAATAAGATCAATTCGTATTAATACTTAATTGTATAAAAGAAATGTATGAACAAGTCATCCAATAGTTTAATAGAGGttcaatattttagaatatcTGTTATTGTTGACTTAGTATACTTCCTTATAGGTTGATTAGGAAACATATCATCATTTAGATTATGTTTGACATATGATCATTGTTTTGAGATTGAGTTAATTATTTAAGAGATAACGAGACTATATTTTactcttttgaaaaataattctttaacaactaaattttgatttttcttttataatttaaagtgGTACTTTctggataattttttatttttttaaatttttatattttaaaatcacttaaaagatgttattttatattataaaaaaagttgtcaaaatattaAGTGTATTGATTTTCATGTTTGTGCAAGAAAAATGAGTaccactactaaaaattcttatattatatgagaattttcttgtaaattagttaaaataatttacaagaGAAGacttttttctgctatttttgctaagaattttaattggcggGTAATTTTTTCATgagtaattatttcttacaaaattataaaatttgcaagtatttcttacaaaatttattgcgaaaagtattttatacaaaatattttgcaaaattgacaataattccctgcaaaatttcttttataacaaaatttataagtatttcttaaagaaaaattaaaacaaaattcacagaaaatatgaatttttagtAATGTACTTCTATCAGTGTATTcaccttttcattttctttatgtttCTCATTAAAGAGAAATGTACCTAAATTGATACATGACATGGCTAATGCCCACATGAAATTATTTGTAAGATTAATGGAGATCACAACCAGTGGAGGCTTTTGCAGATAGTGGTTGGCTGagactaaaatattaaaactgcGGTTGCTTTTCTGTCCACAACTCCATTCATATTCATTTTGTCGTTttctggaaaaaaaatgaataaaagtcaattttctgtgaaaaaaaaaaaaagccaatCTCCAACACAACAACATTTGGACACTTCTATTGGCATGCCTTTGAGTCAAAACTCATATTAAAACTCTTGTAGCAGAATAAACATGTCATAAACCAGATATAAAAAACTCAAACCTCTATACCTAACCCTTTATAATTGCTTATAATTCTCTTTCTTCAAGATCCAatattttctccttttctctCCACCCTTTTGGCCAATTCTCAGAAATAAACCAAAACAAGAACCATATAAATCTTACAAGCATTAACTTGATGGAGGGTCTTCTACCTCTGGTTTTCAGAGCAATCAAGAAACGCAAGACTCGCAGGCAATACCAGTGTTTGTCTTCTGGGGCTGCTCTAAGCCACAACATGAACGTGCGCGACTATTATTACGTGCAAGAACCTTCAACTTCAACGCAAAAAGTGGTTCATGATCATGCAGAAAATAACGTTGGTTATATGCGACATGATTCTTGTAGGGAATTCTCTGACGACTTTTCTTCCCAACAAAGAACCTTTGCTGCTGTCTCACCCGATTCGAAGCAACTCGTCCGGTTTAGAAGTCTGAGAATGTTTCCATGCCTTGCTGGTTAGTTTATGAGGTCAATCTTTTGTGTGGCTGCTGTGATATCCAAATCGTGTGTTTGATTGCAACTGTAAAGACATTGGCGTGGCAATAATCCGACAAATATCTGTGCATTGTAGGTTAAATGTGCTGATTAggtattaataatgaaaaaatcgCATGATGTTCTGGGTGTTAATGaatgtgtttagtttttttGGTTTCGAATTCTCAAATTTATAATCATCAGATCATTttcaaattacattttttttggaAGTTTGAGATCGCTAAAGATAAAAATCGATTcatagtgtatatatatatacacgtttATAAATTGTACAAAACTTTATCACGTTGCACATATTCTTCATCATGTAGGACAAACGAAAACACATTAACTAAAACCAATTCTACAAATTCTTAGATGAATATACAACGAGTGACTTTTTCTTACTAAGAAGAACCTTAGGATTTGTGGACCAGTTCTCTTGAGACAAAAAACAGTGTTTCCTAGgttgacaaaaataaagataatgacATATATCAGTAAGTTAATTaccttttaattgtttattgaaataaattattgagccacttgttatattatatttcttatgaAAATATAGCTAATTTACAAAAAGTGATGTAagttttttagtaaatttatcaaatgcataaattttaaaagttttacgGAAATTGGTAACCTTGCTACCATCATGACCATGGACTGAGATTTTCCCTTGATCATTAGTTAAATCAAAGGAAAGTAaaaagtttcttttttctttacacTTTTGTAAAATGGTGATATCATGCAcctaagtttttttatttgaaattttttacagttgttttatttttttataaatgaattttaatttaatgtttgttttctttttaacttaaatgctttattatttttaacataaatatattaattttaaatttcaattaatatttttataattttttttatgcagttgtaatttattgattaaattaatgATGTTAATTGAATGTAATTTaggaaataaaacaataaagaaataagtaaaccaatttgaataaaaaaaaacattaaggagatgaatgatttaaaaaataaaagttgtaaacaaaattttttCACCGTATGTATAGATAATTTCTCCTATTATGATACTCATTttgataacaaataatattttttattttattttttcaattgattcaTCCATTTTGTAATGGATACGAATAGTAATTGGTCTTTTAGACTCTTCATCCGAATATGGATCATCATTATCACATGCCTCCACTATTTTCATATAAACAGGTTTTATATAcatacaatattttttcatcaCATCTGTTTCTATAATAATGTCATGTTCAACATAAATCCAATATCTTCTATGGATTGTTATAGACCCACTATGCATTCCAATCATGAAACTAAAGATAACAAAAACGAAGACAAAGATAATAACAATGAGAATGTTTGAGCTAAAATTGGCATACAAGTTGAGTGACAATAATGGAGACCTAATAGACAAATTAGAAACCAACTTGTAGCCCAAGTTTTCACAGATTCAAACTTCTTTACCTTActatctttttcaaaattaattattgctatattaaatttatttgtgttAAATACTTTCATCTATTCTGTACAGTCTTGCTATTTTAAATTGCACAAATTAAATcagtttttaattattgacGACAGTATTTTAATCGATAATTATCGACGaacataaatatttgataattacCAATAGATATACCTGTTATAACTAAAGCGATGAAAAGTGTCGACATAAACATACCAACAAATATATCTTTCAATAATTACCAAAACGAATATATCCATCAAAAAGttcaatcatataattatttgcATACACATTCCacacataaaaatttaatgcaaTGCAGCTTGTCCATATATCTAGACCCAACTAATCTGCATATCATAATTTCAGACATATCCACATACAGAACAAGCATATCAATTAATTGCATTACATATTAATTGTAAGCCTAAACTCTCAATGAAATGCATATAACAAGAATGTTTAAATGTATGAAATCCACATTAtcccaaaatatatataaaaaaaacaaacaaacatcaGTTTAGAAGGTTTAAGTTCAAAGTTATGACAACAAAGTTTTACATATCAAATACTCTAATAATGTGCATAAGAGGATTGTGCCTGATCGGGATCTTCATCCTTCTAatcattttgttgttgtttagaGTGTGCCTCTTGATGGATTTCTGGATTTTGCAGGTTGGTATTGGATTGTTGCTGCTGAAGGAGAAGTCGGGCATCAGGAGGGACGAATTGCATAACTAGTGATCGAAGGGATTGAAACTCACGAGTCAATTGCTCATTTTCCTTCTTAAGTGCTAAAATTTCTTGTCTAAGTTGGGTAAGGTACTCACAATTGCAAGAGGAAGTCAGTGGTTGTTGCTTCAATTGCTCATTTTCCTTCTTAAGTGCTAAAATTTGTTGTCTAAGTTGGGTAAGGTCCTCATAATTGCAAGAGAAAGTCAGTTGTTGTTGCTTCAATTGCTCATTTTCCTTCTTAAGTGCCAAAATTTGTTGTCTAAGTTGGGTAAGGTCCTCATAATTGCAAGAGGAAGTCAGTTGTTGCTGCTTCAATTGCTCATTTTCCTTCTTAAGTGCCAAATTTTGTTGTCTAAGTTGGGTAAGGTCCTCATTATTGCAAGAGGAAGTCAGTCGTTGTTGCTTGAGGCTATCATTTGCACATGTATAATTTGCAGCAAGTTGTTTAATCACGTAAGGTTTTACTTTCCTTTTTCTATCAACAACATTTCCACATGTATAATTTGCAGCAAGTTGTTTAATCTCGTAAggtctttctttcctttttctatcAACACCCTCAACCCGACTGCAATTATCATCTTCATGTAAATCAACACGTGGCATTTCTTCACCGTGATCTATCCAAATCCAGTAATTTGGTTTGAACCCATGTTTATAAAGGTGGACTTTAACAACCTCatcttttaaaatctttgttaAGTCGCATTTTATGCATGGACATCTAATCCCTCCATCAGGttcataatatttgtattgTCGAGCTATTTGGATAAACTCTTCAACTCCTTTTACAAAAGACTCCTTCAAACCTCTTCTACCACTATAATTACGATCATACACCCAAGCACGATTGGAAGGAACATCACCCATGTCCTGAAATAGTGAACAAAACATGATCAACTAAGTGAATTTTTTGTTGTATATAAGAACTAATGTCTTCCTATTTCTTATTGTAAAAATTAAGGCATACAAAGCcttaataaacatataaaaattttcGCAAACCTATGCTAGTAAGACATagttcacaaaaataaaaacacatcaCAGAAGAACTAGAgctcaaaacaaaaagaaattcaaGCCAATGGAGAAATGGGtcatttatttataagataCAAAAAGACAAGTATGAAATAAGGTATGCTTTTTCTATGCACATTAAGGGAAAATTTGACATGCATAAGCAACAAaaatttgatcatcatcaacACATAATTAATCAAACAAATAGAGGAAAGTCATAACTAATGTTTCTTTTATGCACACATACGTGGAATCTAACCATTAATCACACAGAAAGATGTATATATGAACGGGAggaataaaatatgaaaaaaattacatttatcaGTCAGAGAGAGATAAAACTGATTGAAAAACCAACGAATCATTTTACTGGTATGTGTATTTACTCTGATAAGGGGAGTCTCCTGTTTGTTCTGTGTGTTTACTCtgtttattgtataatttttattcctTTCAGCCTTGTTTACTCAGTTCAAGTTGCAGTTCTGTaatgaaaagaaatatttcACTGTGCTAATTGTGGACAGCAATAGTGACAAGCCCTTCTTCTCTAGTCATGCTGCATAAGCACCAGTGCCAATTTGTAGCATAGCATCTATTACAAGTtcataagatttttttcttcAGGATTGTTCTATATGCACAGATTTTGTGTGGGCAAGTGTAAGTTTGCAATGTATTTGTTAAGCCTAATGGAACTGAATTGTTTTTCTATTACTTTGAATTACTCTTTGATCTCTCACAAGGTGGGCGTCACTAACTGAAAAAAAAGTTGGGTTTCTAAGCTTTGTAAGTTGTCATCTCTACTAATTTCATTTGGTAGAAGCTTAAACACTAATTAGTAACTTCCAACACCCTGAAAATAGGAGTTGCAGAAAATATCCAAACTGAAAACAACATAGCAATATAGACACAGACATACCAGTAAATAGTTTAAAAGACCTGGGAAGTGTTCTTCCTTCAGTGGTCAATGCCTTGCCACAAATTTCAAGGTCAGTGTCAACAGCAGGAAATCTGCAAAAGCAGAAAACAAATGACCCATACAATCTTGACTACCAAATCATGGAATATCACCCAAAAAGAAGATGCTGAAACCAGAAGACTCAGATTATGACAACAAAATACAATGAAACAAAttgttatgcgggtacccaaAACTTTACTAAATCactatcttttaataaaatttaaggaGTCCTATGATGCTTTGACATAGATTAGCGTAGAATAAGTGTAATGAAGTTGTATTTTGTTCTCAGAATTGTATTTTATGTATGAAGTTGCACTAAATCCAACTTCAGCACCCAGACAAAGACATTTGGTGCCAATTGCAGCTGAAAGCTCCCCAGTAATTCACCATCTGGGTCTAAAACCTTACATATGGAGTGCTTTTCCCATACTTTTTTTTAGATCACTAATTAAAGTTCAACCATTGCAGGTCATTTCTGGAATTTGACAAGACCCATCCCACCCTTTGTAAATAAACACCAGAGGCTCAAACACACTGAAGGGTGTCAACTATGCACCTGGATCAGCTGGGATTCGCTATGAGACAGACACACATCTTTACTTTTCGTTGTTATAATTTAAGAGGGTTTGTATTATAATTCAAAGCAAGCTAATGCCACTAAACAAGTGCTATACTACGCAGGGTAGCAATTTCAATTTGGAAAGGCAGATCAGAAATCACGTAAACATATATAACAGAATTGCTATCAGACTTAAAGGTTTTGAGAACGCTCGAGAATACCTTAACAAGTGCTTGTATTACGTGCAAGAACgattacatatatataattacttcCCTCCCCAATTTTACCCAACAAGCCGCATCTTCAACTCTGGACAACATGCACAAAATCTTAAGATGGAGTTATTTACCTAGCACAACACTCCGTACAGCGAAAACGAATGTTTTCACTCCTTTCCTTTGCCAAGACTGAATGAGAGAGCTCTTGGAACCTTAGAACGACACGACCTTATATGAGAAAAAAGTCAATGCTCTCAGAGATTTGACTGTTCAATAACAAACGGGCATTTTAGGGTTCTTTGATGAAGATGCGCAAATGTTAATGAAAAAAGGTGCAAACCTCGACACTCAGAAACACGTCCTCATTCTTGCAAGTGAAGAAACGCTCAAGGTATTGCAACGTTCACCGGCTA contains:
- the LOC114179233 gene encoding uncharacterized protein LOC114179233, with protein sequence MEGLLPLVFRAIKKRKTRRQYQCLSSGAALSHNMNVRDYYYVQEPSTSTQKVVHDHAENNVGYMRHDSCREFSDDFSSQQRTFAAVSPDSKQLVRFRSLRMFPCLAG
- the LOC114176316 gene encoding WEB family protein At4g27595, chloroplastic-like, with the translated sequence MGDVPSNRAWVYDRNYSGRRGLKESFVKGVEEFIQIARQYKYYEPDGGIRCPCIKCDLTKILKDEVVKVHLYKHGFKPNYWIWIDHGEEMPRVDLHEDDNCSRVEGVDRKRKERPYEIKQLAANYTCGNVVDRKRKVKPYVIKQLAANYTCANDSLKQQRLTSSCNNEDLTQLRQQNLALKKENEQLKQQQLTSSCNYEDLTQLRQQILALKKENEQLKQQQLTFSCNYEDLTQLRQQILALKKENEQLKQQPLTSSCNCEYLTQLRQEILALKKENEQLTREFQSLRSLVMQFVPPDARLLLQQQQSNTNLQNPEIHQEAHSKQQQND